From a region of the Vagococcus coleopterorum genome:
- the rplM gene encoding 50S ribosomal protein L13 has product MAKTGEVERKWYVVDATDIPMGRLSAVVASILRGKNKPTFTPHVDTGDFVIVINADKVKLTGNKAKDKMYYRHSMYPGGLKSVSAGELRDKNSRRLIETSIKGMLPKNTLGRKQLSKLHVYGGEEHSHQAQQPEVLDITNLI; this is encoded by the coding sequence ATGGCCAAAACTGGCGAAGTAGAACGTAAATGGTACGTAGTGGACGCTACAGACATCCCAATGGGACGTTTATCTGCAGTAGTAGCATCTATTCTACGTGGTAAAAATAAACCAACATTCACACCTCATGTGGATACAGGCGATTTCGTAATCGTAATCAATGCAGACAAAGTTAAATTAACAGGTAACAAAGCTAAAGACAAAATGTACTACCGTCACAGCATGTACCCAGGTGGTTTAAAATCAGTTTCTGCTGGTGAATTACGTGATAAAAACTCTCGTCGTTTAATTGAAACATCAATTAAAGGCATGCTTCCTAAAAATACTTTAGGACGTAAACAATTATCTAAATTACACGTGTACGGCGGAGAAGAGCATTCTCACCAAGCACAACAACCAGAAGTTTTAGATATTACTAACCTAATTTAA
- the rbsR gene encoding ribose utilization transcriptional repressor RbsR, with protein sequence MSKKTTIKDVAKLAGVSTASVSQVLNGNANSFHKDTVARIIAAKESLNYTPNYFAQKMTKKSSQMIGVLVPDISNPFFSTLVSGIEDVLYKNGYITILSNVGFEAEKEKKHIEEFGRREVDGFVVASSATSKVEAAAQLNKEGKPYVLLDHETVYANGDAISVDSYGGGELAGRHLQELGHRDVVIVAPVNPSATIQNRISGFLRVFPNCKNDIIYTDLSPEGGRIAAAEVVKTAATAIFAINDELAIGLSSGLSELGKSVPADYSLIGYDNIAMGNYIKPKLTTIAQPITELGERTASMLLSRIANPTKDPEHIILPVKLIKKDSTAPLN encoded by the coding sequence ATGAGTAAGAAAACAACCATTAAAGATGTGGCAAAGTTAGCAGGCGTTTCAACAGCTTCAGTATCTCAAGTTCTAAATGGCAATGCTAATAGTTTTCATAAAGATACCGTTGCCCGAATCATTGCTGCAAAAGAATCGTTGAATTATACACCGAATTATTTTGCTCAAAAAATGACTAAAAAAAGTAGCCAAATGATTGGCGTTTTAGTACCTGATATTAGTAATCCATTCTTTTCGACCTTAGTAAGTGGTATAGAGGATGTTTTATATAAAAATGGTTATATTACAATTTTAAGTAATGTTGGTTTTGAAGCAGAAAAGGAAAAGAAACATATTGAAGAGTTTGGAAGAAGAGAAGTGGATGGTTTTGTTGTGGCTTCTTCGGCTACTTCGAAAGTAGAGGCGGCAGCTCAACTTAATAAAGAAGGTAAGCCATATGTTCTTTTAGATCATGAAACAGTTTACGCTAACGGTGATGCCATTTCTGTTGATAGTTATGGCGGTGGTGAGCTAGCCGGACGACACCTACAAGAGTTAGGTCATAGAGATGTGGTAATTGTTGCACCCGTCAATCCTTCAGCAACTATTCAAAATAGAATATCTGGTTTTTTACGAGTTTTTCCAAATTGTAAAAATGATATAATTTACACCGATTTATCTCCAGAAGGTGGTCGAATTGCGGCTGCAGAGGTTGTTAAAACTGCTGCTACAGCGATCTTTGCAATAAATGATGAGCTTGCAATAGGGCTTAGTTCTGGATTGTCAGAGTTAGGTAAAAGCGTCCCTGCTGACTATAGCTTAATTGGGTATGATAATATTGCAATGGGTAATTATATTAAACCCAAATTAACAACTATTGCTCAGCCTATTACAGAATTAGGTGAAAGAACGGCATCTATGTTGCTTTCAAGAATCGCTAATCCAACTAAAGATCCAGAACATATTATCTTACCAGTCAAATTAATTAAAAAAGATTCGACAGCACCCTTGAACTAA
- the rbsK gene encoding ribokinase encodes MNAVTIIGSVNLDTTLRVNEMPKPGETLHAVEHFTSGGGKGANQAVAAKRLGATTNFIGAIGNDKEGTVMMELLNQEEVNTDAVAVIEGESTGQAFIVVDSHGENSIMIYSGANNEFTPAHVNAYKETIKASDFLIAQFESDMDSTIEAFKIARDCGVKTILNPAPALENVPQELLAVTDMIIPNETETEIITGIKVTDEETMKEAAKALHELGIEAVIITVGSKGAFFDNGVKSGIVPAFKVEAVDTTAAGDTFIGALSSVLKADFSNLEEAILFGNQASSLTVQRFGAQPSIPYLNELNK; translated from the coding sequence ATGAATGCGGTTACAATAATTGGGAGTGTTAATCTAGACACAACACTTCGTGTCAATGAAATGCCAAAACCTGGGGAAACATTACATGCAGTTGAACACTTTACTTCCGGTGGTGGAAAAGGTGCCAACCAAGCTGTTGCAGCGAAACGATTGGGAGCAACAACTAACTTTATCGGTGCGATTGGTAATGATAAAGAAGGTACAGTAATGATGGAGTTATTAAATCAAGAAGAAGTTAACACAGATGCCGTTGCAGTTATCGAAGGTGAATCAACGGGGCAAGCTTTTATCGTTGTTGATAGCCATGGTGAAAATAGTATTATGATTTATTCAGGTGCAAACAATGAATTTACACCAGCGCATGTTAATGCGTATAAAGAAACTATTAAAGCAAGCGATTTTTTAATTGCTCAATTTGAAAGTGATATGGATTCAACTATTGAAGCGTTTAAAATTGCAAGAGATTGTGGTGTGAAAACTATTTTAAACCCTGCGCCTGCGTTGGAAAATGTTCCTCAAGAATTATTAGCGGTAACGGATATGATTATTCCCAACGAAACGGAAACAGAAATTATCACAGGCATTAAAGTCACTGATGAAGAAACAATGAAAGAAGCTGCCAAGGCACTTCACGAATTAGGTATTGAAGCAGTTATCATTACAGTTGGCAGTAAGGGTGCATTTTTCGACAATGGTGTTAAATCAGGTATTGTACCTGCCTTTAAGGTTGAAGCAGTGGATACAACAGCAGCTGGAGACACGTTTATTGGTGCTTTAAGTAGTGTTCTTAAAGCGGATTTTAGTAATTTAGAAGAAGCGATTCTTTTTGGTAATCAAGCGTCATCATTAACAGTTCAAAGATTTGGTGCCCAACCATCAATTCCGTATTTAAACGAGCTAAACAAATAA
- the rpsI gene encoding 30S ribosomal protein S9, protein MAKVQYIGTGRRKNSVARVRLMPGTGKIVMNDKAIEEYIPHADLRAVINQPFAATATEGAYDVFVNVHGGGYSGQSGATRHGIARALLNVDPDFRAPLKSAGLLTRDSRMVERKKPGLKKARKASQFSKR, encoded by the coding sequence TTGGCTAAAGTACAATATATCGGCACAGGCCGTCGTAAAAATTCTGTAGCTCGCGTTCGTTTAATGCCAGGTACAGGTAAAATCGTTATGAATGATAAAGCAATCGAAGAATATATTCCACATGCTGACTTACGTGCAGTTATCAACCAACCATTTGCTGCTACAGCAACTGAAGGTGCGTATGACGTATTCGTAAATGTTCACGGTGGTGGATATTCAGGTCAATCAGGCGCTACTCGTCATGGTATCGCTCGTGCGTTATTAAACGTTGATCCAGATTTCCGTGCTCCATTGAAATCAGCTGGTCTTCTTACTCGTGACTCACGTATGGTTGAACGTAAAAAACCAGGTCTTAAAAAAGCCCGTAAAGCTTCACAATTCTCAAAACGTTAA
- the truA gene encoding tRNA pseudouridine(38-40) synthase TruA, giving the protein MARYKAVIAYDGTNYCGFQTQENGKTVQSELEKTLTKFNNGIHVPIQGSGRTDSGVHAEGQVIHFDMPNERDEEKLRHAFDTQSPADIAVKSVEMVDDEFHARYLAKGKTYHFYVDTKRPRSPFTRYYAAFFPYDLDIKKMQEAAKLLLGTHDFSGFCATGTEIEDKVRTVYQADVEEIEPGRLRFSFSGNGFLYKMVRIMVGTLLKIGNDRMEVENISKILETKDRNLAGPTAHPEGLYLMEVRYE; this is encoded by the coding sequence ATGGCAAGATATAAAGCAGTCATAGCATATGACGGAACAAATTATTGTGGATTTCAGACACAAGAAAATGGAAAGACAGTCCAATCCGAACTTGAAAAGACCTTAACAAAATTTAATAATGGCATTCATGTCCCAATTCAGGGTTCTGGAAGAACAGATTCTGGTGTCCATGCTGAAGGGCAAGTCATTCATTTTGATATGCCGAATGAGCGTGATGAAGAAAAATTACGCCACGCTTTTGATACCCAGTCGCCAGCAGATATTGCGGTGAAATCAGTTGAAATGGTAGATGATGAATTTCATGCTCGTTACCTGGCGAAGGGGAAGACCTATCATTTTTATGTTGACACAAAACGTCCTCGTAGCCCTTTTACGAGATATTATGCGGCATTCTTTCCCTATGATTTAGATATTAAAAAAATGCAAGAGGCTGCAAAACTATTATTGGGGACACATGATTTCTCAGGTTTTTGCGCAACTGGAACTGAAATAGAAGATAAAGTCCGCACAGTTTATCAAGCAGATGTAGAAGAAATCGAACCAGGTCGATTGAGATTTAGTTTTTCTGGTAATGGTTTTTTATATAAGATGGTGCGTATTATGGTTGGGACGTTATTGAAAATCGGGAATGATCGGATGGAAGTAGAGAATATTTCGAAAATATTGGAAACAAAAGATCGCAATTTAGCAGGACCAACAGCCCATCCAGAGGGGCTATATCTGATGGAAGTTCGATATGAATAA
- a CDS encoding energy-coupling factor transporter transmembrane component T family protein gives MLEKLIFGRYIPGQSVIHNLDPRAKLLASFYFIGLIFLCNNWQSYLLAFAFTLVVIKLSGISLKFFIRGVKPLIWLILFTVILQVLFTKGGTTYFEWGVISITQFGLMNGAYIFCRFVLIIFMSTLLTLTTAPLALSDAIEYLLRPLKVIKFPAHEVSLMLSIALRFVPTLMDETEKIMNAQRARGVDFSEGNLAQRMKAIVPLLIPLFVSSFNRAEDLAVAMEARGYQGGEGRTKYRKLQWRMKDNMVIIAFALLTIGLVFLRY, from the coding sequence ATGTTAGAAAAATTAATATTTGGACGCTATATTCCCGGTCAATCAGTTATTCATAACTTAGATCCTCGGGCAAAACTTTTAGCAAGTTTTTATTTCATAGGATTAATTTTCTTATGTAATAATTGGCAATCGTATTTACTTGCCTTTGCCTTTACACTTGTTGTCATTAAGCTATCAGGAATTAGTTTGAAGTTCTTCATAAGAGGAGTTAAGCCCCTTATATGGTTGATTTTATTCACGGTTATTCTCCAAGTGCTCTTTACTAAGGGCGGAACAACTTATTTTGAGTGGGGTGTTATTTCAATTACCCAATTTGGGTTAATGAATGGAGCGTATATTTTTTGTCGTTTTGTCTTAATTATTTTCATGTCGACATTACTGACGTTAACGACTGCTCCCTTAGCTTTATCAGATGCAATTGAGTACTTGCTAAGACCGCTTAAAGTAATTAAGTTTCCGGCACACGAAGTATCGTTAATGCTTTCAATTGCCTTACGCTTTGTTCCCACACTAATGGATGAGACAGAAAAAATTATGAATGCACAACGTGCTCGTGGTGTTGACTTTAGTGAAGGTAATTTAGCACAACGCATGAAAGCGATTGTTCCATTGTTGATTCCGCTGTTTGTAAGTAGCTTTAACCGCGCTGAAGATTTAGCTGTTGCCATGGAAGCTCGTGGTTATCAAGGTGGAGAAGGTCGTACAAAATACCGTAAACTACAGTGGCGAATGAAAGATAATATGGTTATCATTGCGTTTGCATTATTAACAATTGGTTTGGTATTTTTACGTTATTAA
- a CDS encoding energy-coupling factor ABC transporter ATP-binding protein: MQIEFKQVGFVYQPNSPFEHRALKNVDLTIQDGAYTAIIGHTGSGKSTLLQHLNALLKPTEGQAIIGDRVINKESDNKNLKSIRQEVGIVFQFPEAQLFEETIAKDIAFGPKNFGATDEELGDLVKESLEMVGLDESYMEISPFDLSGGQMRRVAIAGVLAMKPSVLVLDEPTAGLDPQGRLEMLEMFERLNKEKGITIVLVTHVMDDVVNYADNVVVLEKGTVVKSGSPKDVFDDVQWLKEKQLGVPTASEFALKLIDKGLQFDELPLTSKELAAELAKLSVKKAGDASC, encoded by the coding sequence ATGCAAATTGAATTTAAACAAGTAGGATTTGTCTACCAACCAAATAGCCCCTTTGAGCATAGAGCATTAAAAAATGTTGATCTAACAATCCAAGATGGTGCCTATACTGCAATTATTGGTCACACAGGAAGTGGTAAATCGACATTGTTACAGCATTTAAATGCATTGTTAAAACCGACAGAAGGTCAAGCTATAATTGGTGACCGTGTGATTAACAAGGAGTCTGACAATAAAAATTTAAAAAGCATTAGACAGGAAGTAGGAATAGTTTTTCAATTCCCAGAAGCACAATTGTTTGAAGAAACAATTGCTAAAGATATTGCTTTTGGTCCTAAAAATTTTGGTGCTACTGATGAAGAATTGGGTGATTTAGTAAAAGAATCACTTGAAATGGTCGGATTAGATGAGAGTTATATGGAAATCTCACCATTCGATTTATCAGGTGGTCAAATGCGTCGTGTTGCAATTGCTGGTGTATTAGCGATGAAACCAAGTGTTTTAGTACTTGACGAACCAACTGCTGGATTGGATCCGCAAGGGCGTTTGGAAATGTTGGAAATGTTTGAACGATTAAATAAAGAAAAAGGCATTACAATTGTTCTCGTAACACATGTCATGGATGATGTTGTAAATTATGCTGATAATGTTGTTGTGCTTGAAAAAGGAACAGTCGTTAAATCCGGATCACCTAAGGACGTTTTTGATGATGTTCAGTGGTTAAAAGAAAAACAACTGGGTGTTCCTACTGCGAGTGAGTTTGCATTGAAACTTATTGATAAAGGTTTACAATTTGATGAGTTACCATTGACATCAAAGGAATTAGCAGCAGAACTCGCAAAATTATCTGTTAAGAAGGCGGGTGACGCGTCATGTTAG
- the rplQ gene encoding 50S ribosomal protein L17: protein MGYRKLGRTSSQRKAMLRDLTTDLIINERIVTTEARAKEVRSTAEKMITLGKRGDLHARRQAAAFVRNEVADVREENEGVVVETALQKLFSDIAPRYAERNGGYTRILKTEPRRGDAAQMVVLELV from the coding sequence ATGGGTTACCGTAAATTAGGACGCACAAGCAGCCAACGTAAAGCTATGTTGCGTGATTTAACAACTGATTTAATCATCAACGAAAGAATCGTAACAACTGAAGCTCGCGCTAAAGAAGTACGTTCAACTGCTGAAAAAATGATTACATTAGGTAAACGTGGAGATCTTCATGCTCGTCGTCAAGCTGCTGCTTTCGTAAGAAACGAAGTTGCTGATGTACGTGAAGAAAATGAAGGTGTTGTGGTTGAAACTGCATTACAAAAATTATTCAGTGATATCGCACCTCGTTACGCAGAACGTAATGGTGGTTATACACGTATTTTAAAAACTGAACCTCGTCGTGGCGATGCTGCGCAAATGGTAGTTTTAGAATTAGTATAG
- a CDS encoding energy-coupling factor ABC transporter ATP-binding protein, with translation MKPIIELNNLKFKYDDDSDKYALNDISFSINEGEWVAIIGHNGSGKSTLAKTINGLILPDSGSLKVCGLDMTEENVWEIRKKVGMVFQNPDNQFVGSTVEDDVAFALENQGVPRDEMLTRVENALEKVRMTEFKTKEPARLSGGQKQRVAIAGVVALSPDVIILDEATSMLDPKGRFEVISAIKEIKSEKDLTVISITHDIDEAAHADRIFVIKQGELIDEGDADDIFSAGEELVNMGLDVPFPEKLKKELSRLEVSVPDEYLSEEGMVDWLCKLNLNK, from the coding sequence ATGAAACCAATAATTGAACTAAATAATTTGAAATTTAAATATGATGATGATTCAGATAAATATGCATTAAATGATATTTCTTTTTCTATCAATGAGGGTGAATGGGTCGCGATTATTGGTCATAATGGTTCTGGTAAATCGACACTGGCTAAGACGATAAATGGGCTAATTTTGCCCGATAGTGGCAGTTTAAAAGTGTGTGGGTTAGATATGACAGAAGAAAATGTGTGGGAAATTCGTAAAAAAGTCGGCATGGTTTTTCAAAATCCTGACAATCAATTTGTTGGTTCAACAGTAGAAGATGATGTGGCGTTTGCTCTTGAAAATCAAGGAGTTCCACGAGATGAAATGCTCACTCGTGTTGAAAATGCTTTAGAAAAAGTTCGCATGACAGAGTTTAAAACCAAAGAACCGGCACGTTTATCTGGTGGACAGAAACAACGTGTTGCAATTGCTGGAGTAGTTGCGCTAAGTCCTGATGTCATTATTTTGGATGAAGCTACAAGTATGCTTGACCCAAAAGGGCGTTTTGAGGTAATATCTGCAATCAAGGAAATTAAATCAGAAAAAGATTTAACAGTCATTTCGATTACCCATGATATTGATGAAGCGGCCCATGCGGATCGTATTTTTGTCATTAAACAAGGGGAATTAATTGATGAGGGTGATGCAGATGATATTTTCTCTGCGGGTGAAGAATTAGTTAATATGGGATTGGATGTCCCATTTCCTGAAAAATTAAAAAAGGAATTAAGTCGTTTAGAAGTGTCAGTACCTGATGAGTACTTGTCTGAAGAAGGGATGGTTGATTGGTTATGCAAATTGAATTTAAACAAGTAG